A portion of the Polaribacter cellanae genome contains these proteins:
- a CDS encoding anthranilate synthase component I family protein, with amino-acid sequence MSKNKHTEEPQEFFPFGEIKRRFKTIHKTKIADTVTPVGLYLRFRDKFANTLLLESSDYHSKEESFSFIAIEPIVSMKVDDYQFSVSQKGTQINSQKIDKNFYELFDKFTNSIDLDCPAELKSFNGLYGYSTFDSVQYFENIQFKNQKAPSAIPEMQYSFYRFIIAINHFNDEMILIENIEEGTQSRIKEIQTIIDAQAFNTQKFEIVGEETSNVTGDEFIDYVRKAKSHCKRGDVFQLVLSRQFQQKFKGDEFNVYRALRSINPSPYLFYFDYGSFKLMGSSPEAQIKISAGKATINPIAGTFRRTGDMAEDMKLGKKLSEDKKETAEHVMLVDLARNDLSKHADNVTVEVFKEVQYFSHVIHLVSTVRGKIKGNPIEIVGDTFPAGTLSGAPKYKAMELIDKYENQTRGFYGGAVGIIGLDGSVNLAIAIRSFVSKNNILYSQAGAGIVIHSDEKKELQEVNNKLAALKKALILAENI; translated from the coding sequence ATGAGTAAAAATAAACATACAGAAGAGCCACAAGAGTTTTTCCCCTTTGGGGAAATTAAAAGGAGATTTAAAACAATCCATAAAACAAAAATAGCAGACACAGTTACACCTGTTGGTTTGTATTTGCGTTTTAGAGATAAATTTGCAAACACGCTTTTATTAGAAAGTTCAGATTACCACAGTAAAGAAGAAAGCTTTTCTTTTATTGCGATTGAGCCGATTGTTTCTATGAAAGTAGACGATTATCAGTTTTCTGTTTCCCAGAAAGGAACACAAATTAATTCGCAAAAAATAGATAAAAATTTCTATGAATTATTCGATAAATTCACCAATTCTATAGATTTAGATTGTCCTGCTGAATTAAAATCATTCAATGGTTTGTATGGCTATTCTACGTTTGATTCTGTTCAGTATTTCGAGAATATTCAATTTAAAAACCAAAAAGCACCTTCTGCAATTCCAGAAATGCAATACAGTTTTTATCGATTTATTATTGCTATCAATCATTTTAATGATGAAATGATTTTGATAGAAAATATCGAAGAAGGCACCCAATCTCGCATTAAAGAAATTCAGACAATTATAGATGCACAAGCATTTAACACTCAAAAATTTGAAATAGTTGGCGAAGAAACTTCAAATGTAACTGGCGATGAATTTATCGATTATGTAAGAAAAGCAAAATCGCACTGTAAAAGAGGCGATGTTTTTCAATTGGTTTTATCACGCCAATTTCAACAAAAATTTAAAGGAGACGAATTCAATGTTTATAGAGCTTTACGCTCTATAAATCCATCACCTTATTTATTTTATTTCGATTATGGTTCGTTTAAATTAATGGGATCTTCACCAGAAGCGCAGATTAAGATTTCCGCAGGAAAAGCGACTATTAATCCGATTGCTGGAACTTTTCGAAGAACTGGCGATATGGCAGAAGATATGAAGTTGGGTAAAAAATTATCCGAAGATAAAAAGGAAACTGCAGAACACGTTATGTTGGTAGATTTGGCTCGAAACGATTTAAGCAAACACGCTGATAATGTGACTGTTGAAGTTTTTAAAGAAGTGCAGTATTTTAGTCACGTAATTCATTTAGTTTCAACCGTTAGAGGGAAAATTAAAGGAAACCCGATTGAAATTGTCGGCGATACGTTTCCAGCAGGAACCTTAAGTGGTGCACCAAAATATAAAGCGATGGAATTGATTGACAAATATGAGAATCAAACACGTGGATTTTACGGTGGCGCAGTTGGAATTATTGGATTGGATGGTTCCGTGAATTTAGCGATTGCCATTCGTTCTTTTGTCAGTAAAAACAACATTTTGTATTCGCAAGCAGGCGCAGGAATCGTAATTCATTCCGACGAAAAAAAGGAATTACAAGAAGTAAATAACAAGTTAGCAGCGTTAAAAAAAGCGTTGATATTAGCGGAAAATATATAA
- a CDS encoding anthranilate synthase component II: MKILILDNYDSFTYNLVHMVEKITGNFPTVFRNDEISIADVGNFDIIMLSPGPGIPDEAGILKEVIKTYAGVKPIFGVCLGLQAITEVFGGKIINLDEVFHGVATEMRVTDKNATIFKDVPETFLAARYHSWAATDEGFPEELQVTARDEDGLIQAIEHQIFPISAVQFHPESILTDVGEQLVRNFINSHLNLPKGKK, encoded by the coding sequence ATGAAAATATTAATATTAGATAATTACGATTCGTTTACCTACAATTTGGTTCACATGGTAGAAAAAATTACAGGAAATTTTCCTACAGTTTTCAGAAACGATGAAATCAGTATTGCAGATGTTGGAAATTTCGACATCATTATGTTGTCTCCAGGACCAGGAATACCAGATGAAGCAGGAATTTTAAAAGAGGTAATTAAAACCTACGCTGGTGTAAAACCAATATTCGGAGTTTGTTTAGGTTTGCAAGCCATTACCGAAGTTTTTGGAGGAAAAATCATCAATTTAGACGAAGTTTTTCACGGAGTTGCCACAGAAATGAGAGTCACAGATAAAAACGCGACTATTTTTAAAGACGTTCCAGAAACATTTTTAGCAGCACGTTATCATTCTTGGGCAGCAACAGACGAAGGTTTTCCAGAAGAATTACAAGTAACAGCAAGAGATGAAGATGGCTTAATTCAAGCAATTGAACATCAGATTTTTCCAATTTCTGCAGTTCAGTTTCATCCAGAATCTATTTTAACAGATGTTGGTGAGCAATTGGTAAGGAATTTTATTAATTCCCATCTCAATCTTCCCAAAGGGAAGAAGTAG
- the trpD gene encoding anthranilate phosphoribosyltransferase yields the protein MKQILNKLYSHEKLSKPEAKQILIDIASEKYNDAHLASFMTVFMMRPITADELSGFRNALIELAIKVDFSEYNTIDIVGTGGDGKDTFNISTLTSFIVAGTGQKVAKHGNYSVSSKSGSSDMLESFGYNFTNDENILKEHLEKANICFLHAPKFHPAMKAVGPTRKALALKTFFNMLGPLVNPSSPKNHLLGTFNLEIARLYNYILQEESNNYGIIHALDGYDEISLTSGFKLFTKNGEQIINPEDLGQKRIQQSEIFGGNNVTDAAKIFKTILEGKGTDAQNNVVLTNAAFALTIVDENKSFETAFEEAKSSLFGLKAKQTLEKLVSL from the coding sequence ATGAAACAAATTTTAAACAAATTATACAGCCACGAAAAACTGTCGAAACCAGAAGCAAAACAAATCTTAATAGATATTGCTTCAGAGAAATACAATGATGCACATTTAGCATCATTTATGACTGTTTTTATGATGCGTCCAATTACAGCAGATGAACTTTCTGGTTTCAGAAATGCGTTAATAGAATTGGCAATAAAAGTAGATTTTTCAGAATATAACACCATCGACATTGTTGGAACTGGTGGCGATGGAAAAGATACGTTTAACATATCTACTTTAACCTCTTTTATAGTTGCAGGAACTGGTCAAAAAGTAGCAAAACATGGTAATTATTCTGTATCCTCAAAATCGGGGTCATCAGATATGTTAGAAAGTTTTGGCTATAACTTTACCAATGATGAAAACATTTTGAAAGAGCATTTAGAAAAAGCAAATATTTGTTTTTTACATGCTCCAAAATTTCATCCAGCAATGAAAGCTGTTGGCCCAACCAGAAAAGCCTTGGCATTAAAAACATTTTTTAATATGTTAGGACCTTTGGTGAACCCGAGTTCGCCCAAAAACCACCTATTAGGTACTTTTAACTTAGAAATTGCACGTTTGTATAATTATATTTTACAAGAAGAAAGCAATAATTACGGAATTATTCATGCGTTAGATGGCTATGATGAAATTTCATTAACAAGCGGTTTTAAACTGTTTACTAAAAACGGAGAACAAATTATAAATCCAGAAGATTTAGGTCAAAAAAGAATTCAGCAATCAGAAATATTCGGAGGGAATAATGTTACGGATGCAGCGAAAATTTTCAAAACGATTTTAGAAGGAAAAGGAACAGATGCTCAAAATAATGTGGTGTTAACAAACGCTGCTTTCGCATTAACAATTGTTGATGAAAATAAAAGTTTTGAAACTGCTTTTGAAGAAGCAAAAAGCTCACTTTTCGGGTTGAAAGCAAAACAAACATTAGAAAAATTAGTAAGTTTATAG
- the trpC gene encoding indole-3-glycerol phosphate synthase TrpC encodes MTILDKIIAFKKKEVAKIKAEVPVKKLVESPSFGRTTFSLKKSLLEVGSTGIIAEYKRQSPSKGIINDKATIAEVTNGYLDANVAAQSILTDTSFFGGTMADLMEARVINQQKPILRKDFIVDGFQIVEAKAIGADVILLIASCLTSKELINYGNLATDLGLEVLYEVHTQEDLDKINDLDKKIIGINNRNLKTFEVDLEHSIKLANQIPDTCLKVSESGISDPKIITGLKEFGFHGFLIGENFMKEENPGEACQEFISQIR; translated from the coding sequence ATGACGATACTTGATAAAATAATCGCATTTAAAAAGAAGGAAGTTGCAAAAATAAAAGCAGAAGTTCCTGTAAAAAAATTAGTAGAAAGCCCCAGTTTTGGAAGAACTACTTTTTCCTTAAAAAAATCGTTGCTAGAAGTGGGTTCTACAGGAATTATTGCCGAATATAAAAGACAATCGCCCTCTAAAGGAATTATTAACGACAAAGCAACGATTGCAGAAGTTACCAACGGATATTTAGATGCAAATGTGGCTGCACAATCAATTTTAACAGATACTTCTTTTTTTGGAGGAACCATGGCAGATTTAATGGAAGCAAGAGTTATCAATCAACAAAAACCAATCTTAAGAAAAGATTTTATTGTGGATGGATTTCAGATTGTAGAGGCAAAAGCAATTGGAGCAGATGTTATTTTATTAATTGCTTCTTGTTTGACATCCAAAGAATTAATAAACTATGGAAATTTGGCAACAGACTTAGGTTTAGAGGTTTTGTATGAAGTACATACACAAGAAGATTTAGATAAAATTAATGATTTAGACAAGAAAATAATCGGAATCAATAACCGAAATTTAAAAACTTTTGAAGTTGATTTAGAGCATTCTATAAAATTGGCAAATCAAATTCCTGATACTTGTTTAAAAGTTTCAGAAAGCGGCATTTCTGACCCAAAAATTATTACTGGACTGAAAGAATTTGGTTTTCACGGTTTTTTAATTGGAGAAAACTTTATGAAAGAAGAAAACCCTGGAGAGGCTTGTCAAGAATTTATAAGTCAAATTAGATAA
- a CDS encoding phosphoribosylanthranilate isomerase: MKFTENIQQVAHLQPDYLGFIFYEKSKRNFEGIIPDLPNSIKKTGVFVNEYKEIVISLVEEYGLDAIQLHGDESVEYVTDVKNQLAERRALFIEENKQIKKKKNQHKISKNEVEIIKVFSIKDEFNFNLLKPYLEIVDYFLFDTKGKERGGNGTKFDWKVLEKYPFEKPFFLSGGIGLEDVEEVKKILKSDLPIYALDVNSKFESKPGVKKIEELEKFKNKISV; encoded by the coding sequence ATGAAATTCACAGAAAACATCCAACAAGTTGCCCATTTGCAACCTGATTATTTGGGTTTTATTTTCTACGAAAAATCGAAAAGAAATTTTGAGGGAATTATTCCAGATTTACCAAATTCAATCAAAAAAACGGGGGTTTTTGTAAATGAATACAAGGAAATTGTAATTTCTTTGGTTGAAGAATATGGTTTAGATGCAATTCAATTACATGGCGATGAATCTGTGGAATATGTTACGGATGTAAAAAACCAATTAGCCGAAAGGCGTGCTTTATTCATTGAAGAAAATAAGCAGATTAAAAAGAAAAAAAATCAACATAAAATTTCTAAAAACGAAGTAGAAATCATAAAAGTATTCAGTATAAAAGATGAATTTAATTTTAATCTTTTAAAGCCGTATTTAGAAATTGTAGATTATTTTTTATTCGACACTAAAGGAAAAGAAAGAGGAGGAAATGGGACAAAATTTGATTGGAAAGTTTTAGAAAAATATCCTTTTGAAAAACCGTTCTTTTTAAGTGGAGGCATTGGCTTAGAAGATGTAGAGGAAGTAAAAAAAATATTGAAATCAGATTTACCAATTTATGCGTTAGATGTAAATAGTAAATTTGAAAGTAAACCCGGAGTTAAGAAAATAGAAGAGTTAGAGAAATTTAAAAATAAAATTTCTGTGTAA
- the trpB gene encoding tryptophan synthase subunit beta — protein sequence MKSKFHPDKNGYFGQFGGAFIPELLYPNVKELEDNYIQIIESEEFQTEYKSLLKDYVGRPTPLYLAKSLSEKYGAHIYLKREDLNHTGAHKVNNTVGQILIAKKLGKTKIIAETGAGQHGVATATVCALMGLDCTVFMGEKDIERQAPNVARMKMLGAKVVPATSGSKTLKDATNEAIRYWIQNPETFYLIGSVVGPHPHPDMVARLQAIISEEMKWQLKEKTGKENPDTIIACVGGGSNAAGAFYHYMDDEEVELIAVEAAGLGVNSGESAATSQLGEVGIIHGSKTILMQDEYGQIVEPYSISAGLDYPGVGPLHAYLYESKRAKFMNATDKEALAAAYELTKIEGIIPALETAHALAVLPKMDLKKDQVVVVNLSGRGDKDLETYIKNLKK from the coding sequence ATGAAATCAAAATTTCACCCAGACAAAAACGGATATTTCGGTCAATTTGGAGGTGCATTTATTCCAGAATTGCTATATCCAAATGTAAAAGAATTAGAAGATAATTACATTCAAATTATAGAATCTGAAGAATTTCAAACCGAATACAAATCGTTGTTAAAAGATTATGTGGGGCGTCCAACTCCGTTATATTTAGCAAAAAGTTTATCAGAAAAATATGGAGCACATATTTATTTGAAACGAGAAGATTTAAACCATACAGGAGCACACAAAGTAAATAACACTGTTGGGCAAATTTTAATTGCAAAAAAACTGGGGAAAACCAAAATTATTGCAGAAACTGGTGCAGGACAACATGGAGTTGCAACAGCAACAGTTTGTGCTTTAATGGGTTTAGATTGTACCGTTTTTATGGGCGAAAAAGATATTGAGCGTCAAGCACCCAATGTTGCCAGAATGAAAATGTTAGGAGCAAAAGTTGTGCCAGCAACTTCAGGCTCTAAAACATTAAAAGACGCTACAAATGAAGCGATTCGTTATTGGATTCAAAACCCAGAAACATTTTATTTAATTGGTTCTGTGGTTGGGCCACATCCACACCCAGATATGGTTGCACGTTTACAAGCAATTATTTCTGAAGAAATGAAATGGCAATTGAAAGAAAAAACAGGAAAGGAAAATCCAGATACCATTATTGCTTGTGTTGGTGGAGGTTCTAATGCTGCTGGTGCTTTTTATCATTATATGGACGATGAAGAAGTAGAGCTAATTGCAGTGGAAGCTGCTGGTTTAGGAGTTAATTCTGGCGAAAGTGCTGCAACCTCTCAACTAGGTGAAGTAGGAATTATTCACGGAAGTAAAACTATTTTAATGCAAGATGAATATGGGCAAATTGTTGAGCCATATTCAATTTCTGCAGGGTTAGATTACCCTGGAGTTGGTCCTTTACACGCCTATTTATACGAAAGTAAGAGAGCAAAATTTATGAATGCTACAGATAAAGAAGCGTTGGCCGCAGCTTATGAATTAACAAAAATTGAAGGAATTATTCCTGCTTTGGAAACTGCACATGCTTTGGCTGTTTTGCCAAAAATGGATTTAAAAAAAGACCAAGTTGTGGTAGTGAATTTATCGGGAAGAGGAGACAAGGATTTGGAAACGTACATAAAAAATTTAAAAAAATAA